One part of the Prosthecobacter debontii genome encodes these proteins:
- a CDS encoding terpene cyclase/mutase family protein, translated as MAQTPAPELISPQVKTTVDKALLWLLKQQQPAGYFSDQRTDKIPQRGDIPSHSAAMTALAIMGLASVGHLPGDGTPEGEAVNRALRFIVDNVEPDENGYLGRSDRSRMYGHGIMTLMLTEMLGMSPDEALDKKIRSLTENAIKLIIRAQQVPKSEANRGGWRYEPASSDSDISVSVWQLMSLRAAKNSGIEVPREAIDNAIAYIKRSYRAERDSNGNLKQSEAAFSYEPYGGRQTFSTTSAGLLSLQVAGQYDAPEVLGSSNWLLKFPPEVNEPWFFYGCYYYAQGMYQRGGDHAATARQKTEQMLVSTQSPEGAWFPRNGNEKSAGAVYATSLALLSLSVYHHFLPIYQK; from the coding sequence ATGGCCCAAACCCCAGCGCCAGAGCTGATTTCTCCCCAGGTGAAGACTACGGTGGATAAAGCTCTCCTCTGGTTGCTCAAGCAGCAGCAGCCAGCGGGCTACTTTTCGGACCAAAGGACGGATAAGATCCCCCAGCGTGGCGACATCCCAAGTCACAGCGCGGCCATGACAGCGCTGGCCATCATGGGGCTGGCTTCGGTGGGGCATTTGCCAGGAGATGGCACGCCTGAAGGGGAGGCTGTGAATCGGGCCCTACGTTTCATCGTGGACAATGTCGAGCCGGATGAAAACGGCTATCTGGGCCGCAGCGACCGCAGCCGGATGTATGGCCATGGCATCATGACTCTGATGCTGACCGAGATGTTGGGCATGTCCCCCGATGAGGCCTTGGATAAAAAAATCCGCTCGCTCACGGAGAATGCGATCAAGCTGATCATCCGAGCTCAGCAGGTGCCGAAAAGCGAGGCAAATCGTGGGGGCTGGCGTTATGAACCGGCTAGTAGCGACAGTGACATCAGCGTCAGCGTCTGGCAGCTAATGTCCCTCCGGGCGGCAAAAAACAGCGGGATCGAAGTTCCCAGAGAGGCCATCGACAACGCCATCGCCTACATCAAACGCAGCTACCGCGCGGAACGAGATAGCAATGGCAATCTGAAGCAGTCGGAAGCTGCGTTTAGCTATGAACCATACGGAGGGCGCCAGACTTTCTCCACCACCTCCGCAGGTCTTCTGTCCCTGCAAGTGGCTGGCCAGTATGACGCACCGGAAGTGCTAGGCTCTTCCAACTGGCTGCTTAAATTTCCGCCTGAAGTGAATGAGCCCTGGTTTTTCTACGGCTGTTATTACTACGCGCAGGGCATGTATCAGCGTGGCGGAGATCACGCTGCCACGGCGAGGCAAAAGACCGAGCAAATGCTGGTCTCGACGCAGAGCCCCGAGGGCGCTTGGTTTCCCCGCAACGGCAATGAAAAGAGCGCCGGGGCTGTCTATGCCACCTCGCTGGCCTTACTCAGTTTGAGTGTGTATCATCATTTCCTGCCGATTTATCAGAAGTAG
- a CDS encoding efflux RND transporter permease subunit produces the protein MISWFARNHVAANLLMFAAMLGGVWTLMSDRVPLEVFPDRPSRMISITVPYPASDPEEVEEGIVLKIEESIQQVGSIKHINSTASSSGGTVIVEVEDGKDPREVLDDIKIRVDAIPNMPELAEKPTIQLDDNFHEVITVAIAADMAEADLRRLGEQIRDEISALPGITHVGIAGVRPYEIGIEIPEAKLRKYGLNLERVSEAIRNSALDLPAGVVQTEAGDVSIRTKGRAYTGQDYANVVVLTREDGTKVTLGEIALIQDGFNENPLLARLNGKRCVVVNVMREGGQNAIRIAESVKTYIEESRKRLPDGVQIEFWSDRSKIVKGRINLLLQNAQSSLILVFLCVGLFLRLDAVFWVAVGMVASFLGAIALMPYFDVAINLSSLFGFILVLGIVVDDAIVISEHVDTLRQRGLSPLDAAIQGTKEMAVPITFGVLTTVIAFLPMAMGSSDFLMMFKPIAIVFILVMLIALVETKIILPSHLSHPVPGLSGASDILGPLHRWSERMLRKFVDLFYRPALRWCVHHRYTALAAFFGGLIVLCGFFFSGRILWIFFPRVQSERIEARLTMLDGTPFEVTDAHIMRIYEIAEQMRKDYVGPDGKPVIRAIIATTGTTRLSSSNSSGSTGSSHLGEVNIETYGPEERSLKVNTVDMASDWRARIGNIVGAEELNFRAEIIRSGDPIDIQLSGTDPEELLDISDKIKAHLSTYSGVFDVTDSLDSGRNEIQLRLKPEAQSFGVTVSDLARQVRQAFYGNEVQRIQRGRNEVKVMLRYPKQDRKNLATLETMRVRTASGLEIPFSRVAEAKVGKSFTSIKRVDRRRAINITADVNKATTDPAKVRADAEVFVKDLLASHPHIQWSFEGEARAQREGASEGKWALAIILLGMYAMMAIPFKSYTQPFIVLLVVPFGIVGAVLGHLFHSMPLSSMSVCGMLAVTGVIVNDTLVLVDRINQLREETGDLKYAVQEGGRSRFRAIFLTQITTFVGLMPLMFEFGSLIENSPPVISHILEAIFGDNRAAQATSAQFLTPVSVAMGYGSLFATVITLFLVPLCYLAVDDLGKILNRILGRKPQPEAVLMSGAAVSN, from the coding sequence ATGATCTCCTGGTTTGCCCGCAATCACGTCGCCGCTAATTTGCTGATGTTTGCGGCGATGTTAGGCGGGGTTTGGACCTTGATGTCGGACCGGGTGCCTCTGGAGGTGTTTCCGGATCGACCCTCCCGGATGATCTCGATCACGGTGCCTTATCCTGCCTCGGACCCTGAGGAAGTCGAGGAAGGGATCGTGCTGAAGATCGAAGAGTCCATCCAACAGGTGGGCAGTATCAAACACATCAACTCCACGGCTTCATCCAGTGGTGGCACGGTGATCGTCGAGGTGGAGGACGGCAAAGATCCTCGAGAGGTTTTGGACGATATCAAAATCCGGGTGGATGCTATTCCGAACATGCCCGAGTTGGCTGAGAAGCCGACGATCCAGTTGGACGATAACTTCCATGAGGTGATTACGGTGGCGATTGCCGCAGATATGGCAGAGGCCGACCTGAGGCGATTGGGCGAGCAGATCCGGGATGAGATCTCAGCTCTGCCTGGCATTACCCATGTAGGTATCGCCGGAGTCCGTCCCTATGAGATCGGCATCGAGATTCCTGAGGCGAAGTTGCGCAAGTATGGCTTGAATTTGGAGCGGGTGAGTGAGGCGATTCGTAATAGTGCTCTCGATCTACCCGCCGGGGTGGTGCAGACCGAGGCAGGCGATGTGTCGATCCGTACGAAAGGCCGAGCCTACACCGGCCAGGACTATGCCAATGTGGTGGTCTTGACTCGCGAAGATGGCACCAAGGTCACGCTTGGGGAAATCGCTCTCATTCAGGATGGCTTCAATGAGAACCCGCTGCTGGCCCGGTTGAATGGCAAACGTTGTGTCGTGGTGAATGTGATGCGTGAGGGCGGCCAGAACGCGATTCGCATCGCCGAATCGGTGAAAACCTACATTGAAGAGTCCCGGAAACGTCTGCCTGATGGCGTTCAGATCGAGTTTTGGAGTGACCGTTCGAAGATCGTCAAAGGGCGTATCAATCTGTTGCTCCAAAATGCCCAGAGCAGCCTGATTCTGGTGTTTCTCTGTGTGGGCTTGTTTTTGCGCTTAGATGCGGTGTTTTGGGTGGCGGTGGGGATGGTGGCCAGCTTTTTGGGTGCGATCGCGCTGATGCCTTATTTTGATGTCGCCATTAACTTGTCTTCGTTGTTCGGATTCATCCTGGTGCTAGGCATCGTGGTGGATGATGCCATCGTGATTTCAGAGCATGTGGATACCCTCAGGCAGCGCGGACTCTCCCCCCTAGATGCAGCCATTCAGGGAACGAAGGAAATGGCGGTGCCGATTACCTTTGGTGTTTTGACGACGGTCATCGCTTTCTTGCCCATGGCCATGGGGTCCAGTGATTTCCTCATGATGTTCAAGCCAATCGCCATCGTCTTCATCCTCGTGATGTTGATCGCTCTGGTGGAGACGAAGATCATCCTGCCCTCGCATCTTTCCCATCCCGTGCCGGGCCTAAGTGGAGCCTCGGACATCTTGGGCCCGCTACATCGTTGGTCAGAGCGAATGCTGCGTAAGTTCGTGGATCTTTTTTATCGGCCTGCCTTGCGGTGGTGTGTGCATCATCGTTACACCGCTTTAGCGGCCTTCTTTGGCGGGCTCATCGTCCTATGCGGATTCTTCTTTAGCGGGCGTATTCTGTGGATCTTCTTTCCGCGTGTGCAGAGTGAGAGGATCGAGGCTCGCCTAACCATGTTGGATGGCACCCCGTTTGAAGTCACAGACGCACATATCATGCGCATCTATGAGATCGCCGAGCAGATGCGTAAGGACTACGTGGGACCCGATGGCAAGCCGGTCATTCGTGCGATCATTGCCACTACGGGCACGACCCGGCTGAGCAGTAGCAACAGCAGTGGAAGCACAGGGAGCTCTCACTTGGGGGAAGTGAATATTGAAACCTACGGTCCCGAAGAACGGAGTCTGAAAGTGAACACGGTCGATATGGCCAGCGACTGGCGGGCGCGTATCGGCAACATCGTGGGGGCTGAGGAGTTAAATTTTCGAGCGGAAATCATTCGCAGTGGAGATCCCATCGACATTCAGCTTTCCGGCACAGATCCCGAGGAGTTGCTGGATATTTCGGACAAGATTAAGGCGCATCTTTCGACTTATTCAGGAGTCTTCGATGTGACTGATTCCCTGGACAGTGGACGCAATGAAATCCAGCTCCGTTTGAAGCCTGAAGCGCAGTCCTTTGGGGTCACTGTCAGTGACCTTGCGCGTCAGGTAAGACAGGCTTTTTATGGCAATGAAGTGCAGCGCATCCAGCGCGGGCGGAATGAGGTGAAGGTGATGCTGCGTTATCCGAAACAGGATCGTAAAAACTTAGCGACACTGGAAACCATGCGGGTGCGCACAGCGAGTGGTCTGGAGATTCCTTTCTCCAGGGTGGCGGAAGCCAAGGTCGGCAAAAGCTTTACCAGCATCAAGCGCGTGGATCGTCGGCGGGCCATAAACATCACCGCCGATGTCAATAAAGCCACGACGGATCCGGCGAAGGTGCGTGCGGATGCAGAAGTCTTTGTGAAGGACCTACTGGCGAGCCATCCTCATATTCAGTGGAGCTTCGAGGGCGAAGCGCGTGCTCAGCGGGAAGGAGCCAGTGAAGGTAAGTGGGCGCTCGCGATCATTCTTCTCGGGATGTATGCCATGATGGCCATTCCATTCAAAAGCTACACGCAGCCGTTCATTGTTCTGCTGGTCGTGCCCTTCGGGATTGTGGGGGCGGTGCTCGGACATCTGTTCCATTCCATGCCGCTCAGTAGCATGAGCGTCTGTGGCATGCTGGCGGTGACGGGAGTGATCGTGAATGACACGCTGGTGCTCGTGGACCGGATCAATCAACTCCGGGAGGAAACGGGCGATCTCAAGTATGCGGTTCAAGAAGGCGGGCGAAGCCGTTTCCGGGCGATCTTCCTCACGCAGATCACCACCTTTGTGGGGTTGATGCCGTTGATGTTCGAGTTCGGCAGCTTGATTGAGAATTCGCCTCCGGTCATCAGTCACATCCTTGAAGCGATCTTTGGGGATAATCGGGCGGCACAAGCCACCAGTGCTCAGTTCCTGACTCCGGTGTCAGTGGCCATGGGGTATGGTTCCCTCTTTGCCACCGTGATCACGCTCTTTCTGGTGCCGCTGTGTTATCTTGCGGTGGATGACTTGGGCAAGATCCTCAACCGCATTTTGGGACGCAAGCCTCAACCTGAGGCCGTCTTGATGAGCGGAGCAGCCGTGTCGAACTGA
- a CDS encoding thymidine phosphorylase yields the protein MHIPSLIERKRDGGELSAEEIGALITAYTAGEMPDYQMSALAMAIFFRGMTGEETTALADAMLHSGSVLNWPAHAPMRVDKHSTGGIGDKTSLVLAPLLACDGAWVPMISGRGLGITGGTLDKLESIPGFRTQLSEAEIYKTLPITGCLMVGQTANLCPADKKLYALRDVTATVPSIPLITASIMSKKLAEGLDRLILDVKFGSGAFMQTREEAHELATSLVTVGRALGVRSGVRISDMNEPTGEAAGNALEVTECVRCLKGEGPPDLEAIVLDLACAVSIGSRADLTKILRDGRAWAKFQQMVQVQGGRVEALEKLATLHRVPVIREMKADRSGVLRKLDAGVLGRAVLELGAGRTKASDPIDPAVGVDQMRKTGQPLRAGDTLLRIHARSQAAAELAEQRIATGIEISD from the coding sequence ATGCACATTCCTTCCCTCATCGAACGCAAGCGCGACGGAGGAGAACTCTCAGCGGAGGAGATCGGGGCTCTGATCACGGCTTACACCGCCGGGGAGATGCCAGATTACCAGATGAGTGCTCTGGCGATGGCCATTTTTTTCCGAGGCATGACGGGTGAGGAAACGACCGCTCTGGCGGATGCGATGCTCCACAGCGGGTCGGTTTTGAACTGGCCCGCCCATGCTCCGATGCGGGTGGATAAACATTCCACAGGTGGAATTGGCGATAAGACATCCTTAGTTCTTGCACCTCTGCTCGCCTGCGACGGCGCCTGGGTGCCGATGATTTCCGGCCGTGGTCTCGGCATCACCGGTGGCACTTTGGATAAGCTGGAATCCATCCCGGGCTTTCGCACGCAACTGAGTGAGGCTGAGATTTATAAGACTCTACCGATCACCGGCTGCTTGATGGTGGGGCAGACGGCCAATTTATGTCCGGCAGATAAGAAGCTGTATGCGCTGCGAGATGTGACGGCCACCGTCCCCAGCATCCCTCTCATCACGGCCAGCATCATGAGCAAAAAGCTAGCTGAGGGGTTGGATCGTCTGATCCTGGATGTGAAATTTGGCAGTGGTGCCTTCATGCAAACGCGTGAGGAGGCTCATGAATTGGCGACAAGCCTCGTCACGGTTGGCAGGGCGCTGGGGGTGCGCTCAGGGGTAAGGATCAGTGATATGAATGAGCCAACAGGTGAAGCTGCGGGCAATGCACTGGAGGTCACGGAATGCGTTCGCTGTCTCAAAGGGGAGGGCCCCCCCGATTTGGAAGCGATCGTCTTGGATCTGGCCTGTGCGGTATCGATTGGATCACGGGCTGATCTCACGAAGATCCTGCGGGATGGCCGGGCCTGGGCAAAGTTCCAGCAAATGGTCCAAGTCCAGGGAGGACGCGTTGAGGCCTTGGAGAAGCTGGCGACCCTGCATCGTGTGCCTGTCATCCGGGAGATGAAGGCGGATCGCAGTGGTGTGCTGCGCAAGCTGGACGCAGGAGTGCTTGGGAGAGCCGTTCTCGAATTGGGGGCGGGCCGGACGAAAGCCTCGGATCCTATCGATCCCGCAGTGGGAGTGGATCAAATGCGCAAAACGGGACAGCCCCTCCGTGCGGGCGATACCCTGTTGAGAATCCACGCTCGCAGCCAAGCGGCAGCGGAATTGGCGGAGCAAAGAATCGCTACAGGGATCGAGATCAGTGACTAG
- a CDS encoding coproporphyrinogen-III oxidase family protein: MSTALETPQAAPDKKVEKTEAGNYFVSNYPPFSFWKPDQVPVIERVLAQPAPADVPLGVYFHIPFCRKRCHFCYFKVYTDKNAAEIKAYIDAGMREMERFAQQPYIAGRKAHFVYFGGGTPSYLSVPQLQDLTNRMKDLVSWDGAAEVAFEAEPGTLNEKKLTGIREIGVTRLSLGVENFDDHILESNGRAHRSGEIERAYNFARTLGFEHINIDLIAGMMNETWENWKDTVAKGIALGPDAVTIYQMEVPYNTTIYKQMKEEGKVTAPVADWQTKRDWVSYAFDEFVKAGYTVTSAYTVVKDPQRIKFVYRDALWEGSDLLSCGVASFGHLSGVHYQNQAEVGPYMQAVDAGQLPIFRAYETNAEERFVREFILKLKLGHSEFAYYQQKFGQDPLKFFNQQLNYLQNEGFAKLTDKDITLTRDGLLQVDRLLHEFFLPQHRQYARYT; the protein is encoded by the coding sequence ATGTCCACCGCCCTGGAAACACCCCAAGCCGCCCCCGACAAGAAGGTCGAGAAGACCGAGGCTGGCAATTATTTCGTCTCAAACTATCCGCCGTTTTCCTTCTGGAAACCGGATCAGGTGCCTGTGATCGAGCGTGTCTTGGCCCAGCCAGCTCCTGCGGATGTGCCCCTGGGGGTCTATTTTCACATCCCGTTCTGCCGCAAACGCTGCCACTTCTGCTATTTCAAGGTCTATACCGATAAGAATGCGGCTGAGATCAAAGCTTACATCGACGCAGGAATGCGTGAGATGGAGCGCTTTGCGCAGCAGCCTTACATCGCAGGACGAAAAGCTCATTTCGTCTATTTTGGTGGAGGCACCCCTAGCTACCTGAGCGTGCCTCAACTCCAAGATCTGACCAACCGGATGAAAGATCTGGTGAGCTGGGATGGAGCCGCCGAAGTGGCCTTTGAAGCCGAACCAGGCACCCTCAATGAGAAAAAACTGACCGGTATTCGTGAAATCGGTGTCACCCGCCTGAGCTTAGGCGTGGAGAACTTTGACGATCATATCCTGGAAAGTAACGGTCGAGCCCACCGTAGCGGCGAGATTGAGCGCGCCTACAACTTTGCCCGCACCCTCGGGTTTGAGCACATCAACATCGACCTCATTGCGGGGATGATGAATGAAACCTGGGAAAACTGGAAGGACACCGTGGCTAAAGGCATCGCCCTCGGCCCGGATGCGGTGACGATTTACCAGATGGAAGTGCCCTACAACACGACCATCTACAAACAGATGAAAGAAGAGGGCAAGGTCACCGCTCCCGTCGCCGATTGGCAGACCAAGCGTGATTGGGTTAGCTACGCCTTTGATGAGTTCGTCAAAGCTGGTTATACCGTGACAAGCGCCTACACCGTGGTGAAGGATCCGCAGCGTATCAAATTCGTCTATCGTGATGCCCTCTGGGAAGGCTCCGACCTGCTAAGTTGCGGTGTCGCCTCCTTCGGTCACCTGAGTGGTGTTCACTATCAAAATCAAGCTGAAGTCGGTCCCTACATGCAAGCTGTGGATGCGGGGCAGTTGCCCATTTTCCGAGCTTACGAAACCAACGCCGAAGAGCGGTTCGTGCGAGAATTCATCCTGAAGCTGAAGCTAGGGCACAGCGAATTCGCCTACTACCAGCAGAAGTTCGGGCAAGATCCTCTGAAGTTCTTCAATCAACAATTGAACTACCTGCAGAACGAAGGTTTTGCCAAACTCACCGATAAAGACATCACGCTCACTCGTGACGGTCTGCTTCAAGTGGACCGCCTGCTGCATGAATTCTTCCTGCCCCAGCACCGCCAGTATGCCCGTTACACTTGA
- a CDS encoding CAF17-like 4Fe-4S cluster assembly/insertion protein YgfZ, protein MTAELYQTLLTEGAWVDLSTRAKWRLSGADRVRYLNGQVTNDVRTAQKEHALYACVTNLKGKIEADIHIHVSADGESLLFDAVADLREPLGMRLERYIIADDAVLEDISEECQLWHRIGSASGESLPDGQTVENSRRFGLPGTDVWLPSTGPIPETRVISEEEAETLRILQRVPTWPHELNTETFPPEAGLETSAMSFTKGCYIGQEILSRIKTTGKMPRQLVAWRAQTAPSPQDMIQDTQGQSIGVITSVTQHPVTKEFVGLAYVKQSAIDTPGWTTASGIRLTRTMA, encoded by the coding sequence ATGACCGCAGAACTTTATCAAACCCTCCTCACTGAAGGAGCTTGGGTCGATCTTTCCACCCGAGCCAAATGGCGGCTCTCGGGCGCAGATCGCGTGCGTTACCTCAATGGTCAGGTCACCAACGATGTCCGCACTGCTCAGAAAGAACATGCGCTTTATGCCTGTGTCACCAATCTGAAAGGCAAGATCGAGGCAGACATCCATATCCATGTCTCTGCTGATGGAGAGAGCCTTCTCTTCGATGCAGTTGCAGATTTGCGCGAGCCCCTAGGCATGCGCCTAGAACGCTACATCATTGCAGACGATGCCGTGCTGGAAGACATCTCCGAAGAGTGCCAGCTTTGGCACCGCATCGGCTCCGCATCTGGGGAAAGTTTACCCGATGGTCAGACAGTAGAAAACTCCCGGCGCTTCGGCCTCCCCGGCACGGATGTTTGGCTCCCGAGCACTGGCCCCATCCCCGAAACACGGGTGATCTCAGAGGAGGAGGCAGAAACCCTGCGCATTCTCCAAAGGGTGCCCACATGGCCACATGAATTGAATACCGAGACTTTCCCTCCCGAAGCAGGTCTGGAAACGTCCGCCATGAGTTTCACCAAGGGTTGTTACATCGGCCAGGAGATTCTTTCCCGCATCAAAACCACTGGCAAAATGCCGAGACAGCTCGTGGCGTGGAGAGCGCAGACCGCCCCCTCGCCTCAAGATATGATCCAAGACACTCAAGGTCAAAGCATCGGTGTGATCACCAGCGTGACTCAGCATCCTGTAACCAAAGAATTTGTTGGCCTTGCCTATGTTAAACAATCGGCCATCGACACGCCTGGCTGGACCACAGCCTCGGGGATTCGACTGACCAGAACAATGGCGTGA
- a CDS encoding SWIB/MDM2 domain-containing protein: MKPVQPDEVLAAVVGSEPLSRGELTKKVWDYIKAKGLQDEKKKTLINADEALKKVFGGKSQVTMFEMTKLISGHVK, from the coding sequence ATGAAACCCGTCCAGCCTGATGAAGTGCTGGCAGCAGTCGTCGGATCTGAACCGCTCTCCCGCGGGGAGCTGACCAAGAAGGTCTGGGACTACATCAAAGCCAAAGGCCTCCAGGACGAGAAGAAGAAGACCCTGATCAATGCCGATGAAGCCCTCAAGAAGGTTTTCGGTGGCAAATCCCAGGTGACCATGTTCGAGATGACCAAACTCATCTCCGGTCACGTGAAATAA
- a CDS encoding redoxin domain-containing protein — translation MAASVGSSAPDFTLTTLGANGPELFKLSENIGSSNLLLLFVPMAFTGVCTTEFCELSKGINAYTDLNAKVVGISGDNPFAQKAWAEKEGITLQLLSDYDHKVATAYGIAYESFLPAKNLIMGGVPKRSAFIIDKAGVIQYAEVLESPGDLPNFTAIQAKLKELA, via the coding sequence ATGGCTGCTTCTGTAGGTTCCTCCGCCCCTGACTTTACTCTCACCACCCTTGGTGCCAATGGTCCAGAGCTGTTCAAGCTCTCTGAAAACATCGGTTCCAGCAATCTGTTGCTTCTCTTTGTGCCGATGGCCTTTACGGGCGTCTGCACCACAGAGTTCTGCGAATTGTCCAAAGGTATCAACGCCTACACCGATCTGAATGCCAAAGTCGTCGGCATCAGTGGTGACAATCCTTTCGCTCAGAAAGCCTGGGCTGAAAAGGAAGGCATCACCCTGCAACTCCTGAGTGACTATGACCACAAAGTGGCGACCGCTTATGGCATTGCTTACGAGAGCTTCCTGCCTGCCAAGAACCTGATCATGGGCGGTGTGCCCAAGCGTTCCGCCTTCATCATCGACAAAGCTGGCGTGATTCAATACGCGGAAGTGCTGGAGAGCCCCGGTGATCTGCCAAACTTCACCGCTATCCAGGCTAAACTGAAAGAGTTGGCCTAA
- a CDS encoding GIY-YIG nuclease family protein, translated as MANDLSAASEVSKPWCLYVLRCRDGSLYCGITNDLYQRLDKHQQGKGARYTRGRGPLWLLGSWPQVDMPTALRAERAFKALSKAQKEKWLEEHLQPS; from the coding sequence ATGGCGAATGACTTATCGGCTGCCAGCGAGGTATCCAAGCCCTGGTGTCTCTACGTGCTTCGGTGTCGGGATGGCAGCCTCTACTGTGGGATCACCAATGATCTCTATCAACGCCTGGATAAACATCAGCAGGGGAAGGGGGCGCGTTACACACGTGGGCGAGGGCCATTATGGCTCCTCGGTTCCTGGCCTCAGGTAGATATGCCGACAGCCCTGCGTGCGGAGCGTGCTTTTAAAGCGCTGAGCAAAGCCCAAAAAGAAAAATGGCTGGAGGAACACCTCCAGCCATCTTGA
- a CDS encoding NAD(P)-dependent oxidoreductase produces the protein MSSPSSIGVLGLGIIGSRVAENLRQAGHQVHVWSHTARAVSGALPTPKAVAEAAQVIQIFVRDSEALLTALREMQSALGTQHIILNHATVSKAATLEAARLCQEAGAAFLDAPFTGSKMAAQNAKLVYYIGGSMEVLDRVRPILEVTSTNILPLGDIGDATVLKIVTNLVTSITVQAVAEAAAITHSQGIPLPQLLTALQNNANYSTLIGMKLPSIIANDFEAHFSLRNMLKDADFARELAVAGDLATPALDCTAEAMRAGVEAGQGDLDFCVIGQV, from the coding sequence ATGAGTTCCCCCTCTTCCATCGGTGTCCTCGGACTCGGTATCATCGGCAGCCGCGTGGCTGAAAACCTCCGCCAAGCTGGGCATCAAGTGCATGTCTGGAGCCATACTGCGCGCGCTGTTTCGGGGGCCCTCCCTACCCCTAAAGCCGTGGCGGAAGCGGCTCAAGTCATCCAGATCTTCGTCCGTGATAGTGAGGCTCTTTTGACCGCCCTGCGAGAGATGCAGTCTGCCCTGGGAACTCAACACATCATTCTCAACCACGCCACCGTCAGCAAGGCGGCCACTCTAGAAGCCGCTCGTCTCTGTCAGGAAGCTGGAGCCGCATTTCTGGATGCGCCCTTCACTGGCAGCAAGATGGCCGCTCAAAATGCCAAACTGGTCTATTACATCGGCGGTTCGATGGAAGTCCTTGATCGCGTTCGCCCCATACTGGAAGTGACTTCAACGAACATCCTGCCGTTGGGTGACATCGGTGATGCCACCGTGTTAAAAATCGTGACCAATCTCGTCACCTCCATCACCGTCCAAGCCGTCGCTGAAGCTGCTGCCATCACCCATAGCCAAGGCATTCCCCTGCCCCAACTGCTGACCGCTCTGCAAAACAATGCCAACTACTCCACGCTGATTGGCATGAAACTCCCCAGCATCATCGCGAACGATTTCGAAGCTCATTTCTCGCTTCGCAATATGCTGAAAGACGCCGATTTCGCTCGCGAGCTCGCCGTGGCTGGTGATCTTGCCACCCCTGCCTTGGATTGCACCGCTGAAGCCATGCGTGCTGGCGTGGAAGCCGGTCAAGGCGACCTCGATTTCTGCGTCATCGGCCAAGTCTGA